In Candidatus Sodalis pierantonius str. SOPE, one DNA window encodes the following:
- the tamB gene encoding autotransporter assembly complex protein TamB, whose protein sequence is MSLVKKICLGVVLLLVGALGFLVGTTSGLHLVLNGAARWVPGLEMASVSGGWRDLAIKQLRYQMPGVTVGVGEFHLALDFGCLRDRQLCLNDLSLRDVNVGVNTAEFRPPALATQEASGGGSLSTPYPLNLRRLALNNVQVKVDNTRIALDEFSTGLQFQGNNLTVTPTRIAGLLVALPTAAQVVADKAAATAAQAIKPDTRTPAQKRADTEATLATIRAQPPLAETLRALFAKPLLPPLPSFTLPLNLTVEDIEGENLRLSGDANLLITRLRLQATTRDRHAELKLLDIDSPRGLLNASGNAELSGRWPVSMTVNTTVNSAPLKGEKIKLAVDGDLRDELRAALNLSGPVTAQLALKTRLAQAGLPLTLTLDGQSVQWPLTGTPQYQARGLALRLDGEARDYRLTLKAALSGEGLPPADVSLDAKGNTDGFTLSRLRLAALQGNTDLSAVVDWQRAISWRSELSLSGINTARQWPDWPARLAGKLTSRGSLYGGSWQLQVPELDLHGHIRQNALTAKGSLSGNAAGQWQVPQLLLALGRNQLTVKGELNDAFALDAVLNAPALNGALPGLGGRAAGDIKLRGNLRAPQLLMDLNAYALRWGELTVGRIALQGDVRSSDIVRGNVQLRLDRLLQGSLSIAQLTLDATGDEKQHQLKLAMQGEPVAGQLQLNGGFDRQQQRWQGTLSQTRFATSVGEWRLTRAMTLDYQAVAQNLIIGSHCWQNPNAQICAPQNSEIGASGQASLLLNRFDLAMLKPLLPAETQASGVFTGRADVRWTAGGGLPQGKVALVGNGVKVSQTVQGKTLPVEFETLTLNAALDKGLARLDWLFKISGNGQFNGQVQVADPQNRRALSGNVNINQLSLALLKPLMSRGESVDGLVNAALRLGGDVQRPQLYGQLGLEHLVIKGNFMPFAMTDSRLALSFAGTRSTLQGLIGTTHGQVNLTGDADWSRMAAWRARINAQGNRVRITVPPMVRLDMSPDIVFEATPTLFALNGKVEIPWARIEVKDMPQSAVGVSSDEVLLNDNLRPVADKDSAAIPITSNLLVHVGDDVRLDAFGLKARLKGDLKVSQDKQGLGLNGQIDIPSGRFHAYGQDFIVNKGQLLFSGPVDQPYLNIEAIRNPDSTEDDVTAGVRVTGLADQPKMEVFSDPVKSQQEALSYLLRGQGLDASGADSNMMTSMLIGMGVAQSGQVVGKIGQAFGVSDLALDTQGVGDSSQVVVSGYIAPGLQVKYGVGIFDSLATLTLRYRLMPKLYLEAVSGLNQALDLLYRFEF, encoded by the coding sequence ATGAGCCTTGTTAAGAAAATCTGCCTGGGTGTCGTGCTGCTGCTGGTGGGTGCGCTGGGGTTTCTGGTGGGCACCACCAGCGGGCTGCACCTGGTGCTGAACGGCGCGGCCCGCTGGGTGCCGGGACTGGAAATGGCCTCCGTCAGCGGCGGCTGGCGCGATTTGGCCATTAAGCAGTTACGTTACCAGATGCCCGGCGTTACGGTCGGCGTCGGCGAATTCCATCTTGCGCTGGATTTTGGCTGTCTGCGGGATCGCCAGCTGTGCCTCAACGATCTCTCCCTGCGCGATGTGAATGTCGGCGTAAACACCGCCGAATTCAGGCCGCCGGCGCTGGCAACGCAGGAGGCGTCGGGCGGCGGTTCCCTGTCGACCCCCTATCCGCTTAACCTGCGCCGTCTGGCGCTGAATAATGTGCAGGTCAAAGTGGATAATACCCGCATCGCCCTTGACGAATTCAGCACCGGCCTTCAGTTTCAGGGCAATAACCTGACGGTGACGCCGACGCGCATCGCCGGTTTGCTGGTGGCGCTGCCGACGGCGGCGCAGGTGGTGGCGGATAAGGCGGCCGCCACTGCCGCGCAGGCGATAAAACCCGACACGCGCACGCCGGCGCAAAAACGCGCCGATACTGAGGCGACGCTGGCGACAATTCGCGCGCAGCCGCCGCTGGCCGAGACGCTGCGCGCACTGTTCGCCAAGCCGCTCCTGCCGCCGCTGCCTTCGTTTACCCTGCCGTTGAATCTGACGGTTGAGGATATCGAAGGGGAAAATCTGCGTCTCTCCGGCGACGCCAATCTGCTTATCACCCGCTTACGTTTGCAGGCGACGACCCGCGATCGGCATGCTGAATTGAAACTGCTGGATATCGACTCGCCTCGGGGCTTGCTCAACGCGTCCGGCAACGCCGAACTTAGCGGGCGCTGGCCGGTGTCGATGACGGTCAACACCACCGTAAATAGCGCGCCGCTAAAAGGCGAGAAGATCAAGCTCGCGGTGGACGGCGACCTGCGCGATGAACTGCGCGCCGCGCTCAATCTCTCCGGTCCGGTCACCGCGCAGTTGGCGCTGAAAACGCGCCTGGCGCAGGCGGGTCTGCCGCTGACATTGACGCTCGACGGCCAGTCCGTGCAGTGGCCGTTAACCGGTACGCCGCAATATCAGGCACGGGGTCTGGCCCTGCGTTTGGACGGCGAGGCGCGGGATTATCGGCTGACGTTGAAAGCGGCGCTCAGCGGCGAGGGTCTGCCGCCGGCGGATGTGAGCCTGGACGCCAAGGGCAATACCGACGGCTTTACGCTATCGCGTCTGCGGTTGGCGGCGCTACAGGGCAATACCGATCTGAGCGCGGTGGTGGACTGGCAGCGTGCCATTAGCTGGCGTAGCGAGCTGTCGTTAAGCGGGATTAATACCGCCCGCCAGTGGCCGGACTGGCCCGCGCGGCTGGCCGGAAAACTCACCAGTCGCGGCAGCCTGTATGGCGGCAGCTGGCAACTACAGGTGCCTGAACTGGATCTCCATGGCCATATCCGGCAAAACGCGCTCACCGCTAAGGGGTCGCTCAGCGGTAACGCCGCCGGTCAATGGCAGGTGCCGCAACTGCTGTTGGCGCTGGGGCGTAACCAGTTGACGGTGAAAGGCGAATTGAACGATGCCTTCGCGCTGGACGCCGTGCTCAACGCACCGGCGCTGAACGGTGCCTTGCCAGGGCTGGGCGGCCGGGCGGCGGGCGATATCAAACTGCGGGGCAATCTGCGCGCGCCGCAGTTGCTTATGGATCTCAACGCATACGCGCTGCGCTGGGGAGAGTTAACCGTCGGGCGCATTGCGTTGCAGGGCGATGTCCGTTCCAGCGACATCGTGCGCGGTAACGTTCAGCTGCGGCTGGACAGGTTGCTACAGGGGTCGCTATCCATCGCCCAACTGACCCTGGACGCGACCGGCGATGAAAAGCAGCATCAGCTCAAGCTGGCGATGCAGGGTGAGCCGGTTGCCGGCCAGTTGCAGTTAAACGGCGGTTTCGACCGGCAACAGCAACGCTGGCAGGGTACGCTCAGCCAAACCCGTTTCGCTACGTCGGTGGGGGAATGGCGGCTGACGCGCGCAATGACGCTAGATTATCAGGCCGTCGCGCAAAATCTCATTATCGGCTCGCATTGCTGGCAAAACCCCAATGCGCAGATCTGCGCGCCGCAAAACAGTGAGATAGGGGCATCCGGGCAGGCCAGTTTGCTGCTGAACCGCTTCGATTTGGCGATGTTGAAACCCCTGCTACCGGCGGAAACACAGGCCAGCGGCGTCTTCACAGGCCGGGCCGATGTGCGCTGGACCGCGGGGGGCGGCCTACCGCAGGGCAAAGTGGCGCTAGTGGGCAACGGCGTGAAGGTCAGTCAAACGGTGCAGGGCAAGACTCTGCCGGTGGAGTTTGAGACGCTGACGCTCAATGCCGCGCTGGATAAGGGATTGGCCCGCCTCGACTGGCTTTTCAAAATCTCCGGCAATGGCCAGTTCAACGGTCAGGTGCAGGTGGCGGATCCCCAAAATCGGCGGGCGCTGTCCGGCAACGTCAACATCAATCAGCTTTCGCTGGCGCTGTTAAAACCGTTGATGTCGCGGGGCGAAAGCGTCGATGGGCTGGTTAATGCCGCGTTGCGTCTCGGCGGCGATGTGCAGCGGCCGCAGCTGTACGGTCAACTGGGGCTGGAGCATCTGGTTATCAAAGGCAACTTCATGCCCTTTGCCATGACCGACAGTCGCCTGGCGCTCTCTTTCGCCGGGACCCGCTCTACGCTACAGGGGCTTATCGGGACCACCCACGGCCAGGTCAACCTTACCGGCGACGCCGACTGGAGCCGGATGGCGGCCTGGCGCGCGCGTATCAACGCCCAGGGCAATCGGGTGCGCATCACCGTGCCGCCCATGGTACGGCTGGACATGTCGCCGGATATTGTGTTCGAGGCCACGCCGACGCTGTTCGCCCTTAATGGCAAGGTTGAAATTCCCTGGGCGCGCATTGAAGTGAAGGATATGCCGCAGAGCGCGGTCGGCGTCTCCAGTGATGAAGTGTTGCTGAACGATAATCTGCGGCCGGTAGCCGATAAGGATAGCGCCGCCATCCCCATTACCTCCAACCTGCTGGTACATGTCGGCGACGATGTGCGCCTGGACGCTTTCGGCCTCAAAGCCAGGCTTAAAGGGGATTTGAAAGTATCGCAGGATAAGCAAGGGCTGGGGCTTAACGGGCAAATCGATATTCCCTCCGGTCGCTTTCACGCCTATGGACAGGATTTTATCGTCAACAAAGGGCAGTTGCTGTTTTCCGGCCCGGTTGATCAGCCTTATCTGAACATCGAGGCCATCCGCAATCCGGATTCCACCGAGGATGACGTCACGGCGGGGGTACGCGTCACCGGCTTGGCCGACCAGCCGAAAATGGAAGTCTTTTCCGATCCGGTCAAATCGCAACAGGAGGCGTTGTCTTATTTGCTGCGCGGACAGGGTCTGGATGCCTCCGGCGCCGACAGCAATATGATGACGTCGATGTTAATTGGGATGGGGGTTGCACAAAGC